From the genome of Candidatus Chlamydia corallus, one region includes:
- the aroB gene encoding 3-dehydroquinate synthase, translating to MLQTMMSETIITIPHTAKLVSNFFQKKLFSSISTAYPLVIITDVSVQQHLLSPILDHIKTLGYQVIVLTFPPGEPNKTWETFISLQYQLVDQNISPKSSIMGIGGGTVLDMTGFLAATYCRGLPLYLIPTTITAMIDASIGGKNGINLRGIKNRLGTFYLPKEVWMCPEFLSTLPREEWHHGIAEAIKHGFIADAYLWEFLNSHSKMLFSSSQILNEFIKRNCQIKAAIVAEDPYDRNLRKILNFGHSIAHAIETLTKGTINHGQAVSVGMMIETKISLAEGIMQNPQLIDQLERLLKRFELPSTLKDLQSIIPEHLHDNLYSPENIIYTLGYDKKNLSQHELKMIMIEHLGRAAPFNGTYCASPNMEILYDVLWSECHAVRNN from the coding sequence ATGCTCCAAACTATGATGTCAGAGACAATAATCACGATTCCCCATACAGCGAAATTAGTATCGAATTTCTTCCAAAAGAAGTTGTTCTCTTCTATATCCACTGCATATCCCTTAGTCATCATTACAGATGTATCAGTACAACAGCACCTCCTTTCTCCTATTTTAGATCATATTAAAACCTTAGGATACCAAGTCATTGTTTTAACCTTTCCTCCTGGAGAGCCTAACAAGACCTGGGAAACATTTATCTCTCTACAATATCAGCTTGTAGATCAAAATATCTCCCCAAAATCTTCAATTATGGGGATTGGAGGCGGTACTGTTTTAGATATGACGGGATTCTTAGCTGCTACGTATTGTCGGGGACTACCTCTCTATCTGATTCCAACCACAATCACCGCGATGATAGACGCGAGTATCGGTGGGAAAAATGGAATTAACTTACGAGGAATCAAAAATCGACTGGGAACATTCTATTTACCAAAGGAAGTATGGATGTGTCCTGAGTTCCTCTCTACACTACCAAGAGAGGAATGGCATCACGGCATTGCAGAAGCAATAAAACACGGGTTTATTGCTGATGCTTACCTCTGGGAATTTCTAAATAGCCATAGTAAAATGCTGTTTTCCTCATCCCAAATCCTTAACGAATTCATCAAAAGGAACTGCCAAATTAAAGCTGCTATTGTTGCTGAAGATCCCTATGATCGAAATTTGAGAAAAATCCTAAACTTCGGGCACTCCATAGCTCATGCTATAGAAACCCTTACTAAAGGAACTATAAATCACGGACAGGCTGTGAGTGTTGGCATGATGATAGAAACTAAAATATCTCTTGCTGAAGGAATTATGCAAAACCCTCAACTCATAGACCAACTCGAAAGACTCCTTAAACGATTTGAGCTGCCTTCAACCTTGAAAGATTTACAATCTATCATTCCAGAACACCTCCATGATAACTTGTATAGCCCTGAAAATATCATCTATACTCTAGGATATGATAAAAAAAATCTGTCCCAGCATGAGTTAAAAATGATCATGATAGAACATCTAGGTCGTGCTGCTCCGTTTAATGGTACCTACTGCGCATCTCCAAACATGGAGATTCTCTATGATGTACTATGGAGCGAGTGTCATGCTGTGCGCAACAATTAG
- the aaxB gene encoding pyruvoyl-dependent arginine decarboxylase AaxB: MAYGTRYPTLAFHTGGVGESDDGMPPQPFETFCYDSALLQAKIENFNIVPYTSVLPKELFGNIVPVDTCVKSFKHGAVLEVIMAGRGAALGTENHAIATGIGICWGKDKNGELIGGWAAEYVEFFPTWINDEIAETHAKMWLKKSLQHELDLRSVAKHSEFQYFHNYINIKQKFGFCLTALGFLNFENAEPVKVN; encoded by the coding sequence ATGGCTTACGGAACTCGTTATCCCACGTTAGCATTCCATACAGGAGGCGTTGGTGAATCTGATGACGGCATGCCCCCTCAACCATTTGAAACTTTTTGTTACGATTCTGCTCTTCTACAAGCAAAAATCGAAAATTTTAATATCGTTCCTTATACATCAGTACTTCCTAAGGAGCTCTTTGGGAATATTGTGCCTGTAGATACATGTGTGAAATCTTTCAAACACGGGGCTGTTCTTGAAGTTATCATGGCTGGTCGTGGCGCTGCTCTTGGTACAGAAAACCACGCGATTGCTACAGGAATCGGCATATGCTGGGGTAAAGATAAAAACGGTGAGCTTATCGGCGGATGGGCAGCAGAATACGTTGAATTCTTTCCTACATGGATAAATGACGAGATTGCGGAAACTCATGCCAAAATGTGGTTGAAAAAATCTCTACAACATGAACTGGACCTACGTTCTGTAGCAAAACATAGCGAATTCCAATACTTCCATAACTACATCAACATCAAACAAAAATTCGGTTTCTGCTTAACTGCCTTAGGATTCCTAAACTTCGAAAATGCTGAACCAGTAAAGGTAAACTAA
- a CDS encoding bifunctional 3-dehydroquinate dehydratase/shikimate dehydrogenase, which translates to MLCATISGPSFAEAKKQILNSLHLVDIIELRLDLMEELHDRELNILIATAKDPILTFRKHKEMSTALWIQKIYSLARFSPKWIDVDLSLPKAALQTIRTSNPKVKLILSYHTDKNEDLDTIYNEMLLNPAEIYKIVMSPVNSSEALNYIKKARLFSKKSTVLCTGPHGLPSRVLSPLIRNAMNYAAGIDAPKAAPGQPKLEELLSYNYSKLSEKLNIYGLIGDPVSRSISDVTHNFLFSKLSLNATYIKLPVTIGEIDAFFSAIRDLPFSGLSVTMPLKTSIFHHVDDLDNSAKLCESINTLVFQNQRIIGYNTDGEGVARLLKRKNITVDKKQIAVVGAGGAAKAIASILGMQGSDIHIFNRTLSSAETLATFCKGQAHTLDSLANFKTIDIVINCLPPEATFPWIFPPIVMDINTKPYPSPFLKLAEKNGSFVIHGYEMFIEQALLQFTLWFPEILTPEICDSFRNYVKNFIAKV; encoded by the coding sequence ATGCTGTGCGCAACAATTAGCGGTCCCTCGTTTGCTGAGGCAAAAAAGCAAATTCTAAATTCTCTACATCTTGTAGATATTATAGAGCTACGACTAGATCTCATGGAGGAGCTTCATGATCGTGAACTGAATATCCTCATTGCCACAGCAAAAGATCCCATCCTAACCTTTAGAAAACACAAAGAGATGTCAACAGCCCTGTGGATCCAAAAAATATATTCCCTTGCAAGATTTTCTCCTAAGTGGATAGATGTCGATCTGAGTCTCCCTAAGGCTGCCCTTCAAACAATCCGCACGAGCAATCCTAAAGTGAAGCTCATCCTTTCCTACCATACAGACAAAAACGAAGACCTCGATACAATCTATAATGAGATGCTCTTAAATCCCGCCGAGATATACAAAATTGTAATGTCTCCAGTGAACTCTAGCGAAGCTCTGAATTACATAAAAAAGGCACGTCTGTTTTCGAAGAAATCTACAGTGCTTTGTACGGGCCCCCATGGGCTACCCTCTAGAGTGCTTTCTCCTCTTATTCGCAATGCAATGAATTACGCTGCTGGAATCGATGCTCCTAAAGCAGCCCCTGGACAACCTAAACTTGAAGAACTGCTCTCCTATAATTACTCGAAACTATCTGAAAAATTAAACATTTACGGACTCATCGGAGATCCAGTAAGTCGTAGCATCAGTGATGTCACTCATAATTTCTTATTTTCTAAACTTTCTCTCAATGCGACATATATCAAACTCCCTGTTACTATAGGCGAAATCGATGCCTTTTTCTCTGCGATCCGAGATCTTCCTTTCTCAGGACTTAGCGTCACCATGCCACTAAAAACCTCTATCTTCCACCATGTCGATGATCTCGATAACTCCGCAAAACTTTGTGAATCTATAAATACTCTTGTGTTCCAGAACCAGAGAATTATAGGTTACAACACAGACGGAGAAGGGGTGGCCCGACTCTTAAAACGAAAGAATATCACAGTCGACAAAAAACAAATTGCTGTTGTGGGTGCTGGAGGTGCTGCCAAGGCAATCGCTTCCATACTAGGTATGCAAGGTTCTGATATCCATATCTTCAATAGAACTCTTTCTTCAGCAGAAACTTTGGCTACTTTTTGTAAAGGGCAAGCCCACACACTAGACTCCTTAGCAAACTTCAAAACGATAGACATCGTCATCAACTGTCTCCCACCTGAAGCGACTTTCCCATGGATATTCCCTCCTATCGTTATGGATATCAATACCAAACCTTATCCCTCTCCCTTCCTTAAACTCGCTGAAAAAAATGGTTCATTCGTTATCCATGGCTATGAGATGTTCATAGAGCAAGCTCTGCTACAATTCACTCTTTGGTTCCCTGAGATCTTAACCCCAGAAATTTGTGATTCTTTCCGAAACTACGTAAAAAACTTCATAGCAAAAGTATAA
- a CDS encoding DUF2608 domain-containing protein, with product MKTWLFFTLLFFCSSFYASCRYAEVKSIHEVAGDILYDEENFWLIFDLDDTILQGGEALSHSIWKNKAIEGLQKQDVSEQEAWEAVVPFWLKVQEMGTVQPIESAIFLLIEKVQKQGKATFVYTERPKKAKDLTLKQLNILNVSLETTAPQPQAPLPKNLLYTSGILFTGEYRKGPGLDFFLETCNPLPTKIIYIDNQKENILRIGDLCQKYGIAYFGITYKAQEFLPPIYFDNIAQVQYNYSRKLLSNEAAALLLRHQMHE from the coding sequence ATGAAAACCTGGTTGTTTTTCACTCTCTTATTTTTTTGCTCTTCATTTTATGCCTCTTGTCGTTATGCCGAGGTAAAATCTATTCATGAAGTCGCTGGGGATATCCTCTATGACGAAGAAAACTTCTGGCTGATCTTCGACCTCGATGATACGATTCTTCAAGGAGGAGAGGCGCTATCTCATTCTATATGGAAAAACAAAGCTATCGAAGGCTTGCAGAAACAAGACGTTTCAGAACAAGAAGCCTGGGAAGCTGTTGTCCCTTTTTGGCTTAAAGTCCAAGAAATGGGAACAGTACAGCCCATAGAATCTGCAATTTTTCTACTCATTGAGAAAGTCCAAAAGCAAGGAAAGGCAACCTTTGTCTACACAGAACGTCCTAAAAAAGCTAAAGATCTTACGCTAAAACAACTGAATATTCTCAACGTCAGCCTAGAAACTACAGCTCCGCAACCTCAAGCTCCGCTACCCAAGAATCTTCTCTACACATCAGGAATTCTTTTTACTGGAGAATACCGCAAAGGACCAGGACTCGATTTCTTCTTAGAAACATGTAACCCACTACCAACTAAGATTATCTATATTGATAACCAGAAAGAAAATATTCTGCGCATAGGTGATTTGTGCCAAAAATACGGAATTGCCTATTTCGGAATCACTTATAAAGCTCAAGAATTTCTACCTCCTATCTACTTTGATAACATTGCACAAGTACAATATAACTACTCTAGAAAATTACTCAGCAACGAAGCTGCTGCTCTTCTTCTCCGCCACCAAATGCACGAGTAA
- the aroC gene encoding chorismate synthase, with amino-acid sequence MKNSFGSLFSFTTWGESHGPAIGVVIDGCPAGLELEESDFIPAMTRRRPGNPGTSPRKENDIVHILSGVYKGKTTGTPVSLQIFNTDIDSTPYENNDELYRPGHSQYSYEKKFGIVDSNGGGRSSARETACRVAAGVVAEKFLADQNIFTLAYLSSLESLNLPHYLKLSPQLANEIRSSPFYSPLSKEKIQEILTSLQDDSDSLGGIISFITSPIHHFLGEPLFGKMQALLASALMSIPAAKGFEIGKGFASSNMRGSQYTDPFIMEGENITLKSNNCGGTLGGITVGVPIEGRVAFKPASSIKQPYATVTKTKKATTYITPQTGRHDPCVAIRAVPVVEAMINLVLADLVLYQRCSKL; translated from the coding sequence ATGAAAAATAGTTTTGGCTCCTTGTTTTCTTTCACAACATGGGGAGAATCCCACGGCCCTGCAATCGGGGTCGTGATTGATGGTTGTCCCGCGGGACTTGAGCTCGAGGAATCAGACTTTATTCCTGCAATGACACGCCGACGTCCAGGAAATCCAGGAACTTCACCCCGAAAAGAAAACGATATCGTACATATCCTGTCGGGAGTTTACAAAGGAAAGACCACAGGCACACCTGTATCACTACAAATCTTCAATACCGACATAGATAGCACTCCTTATGAGAACAATGACGAGCTCTATCGTCCTGGCCACTCTCAATATAGCTATGAAAAGAAATTCGGAATTGTAGATTCTAACGGAGGAGGTCGATCCTCTGCTCGGGAAACAGCGTGCCGCGTCGCTGCTGGTGTAGTTGCAGAAAAATTCCTTGCCGATCAAAACATCTTTACTTTAGCCTACCTATCCTCGTTAGAATCTTTAAACCTTCCTCACTACCTAAAGCTATCTCCACAGCTCGCCAATGAGATTCGCTCCTCTCCATTCTATTCTCCTTTATCTAAAGAGAAAATCCAAGAGATCCTAACTTCGCTGCAAGATGATTCCGATTCGCTAGGGGGTATAATTTCTTTTATAACCTCTCCAATACACCACTTTCTAGGAGAACCCCTATTTGGAAAAATGCAAGCGCTATTGGCAAGTGCTTTGATGAGCATCCCTGCTGCTAAAGGATTTGAAATAGGAAAAGGGTTCGCCTCTTCTAACATGAGAGGTTCGCAATATACAGATCCTTTCATCATGGAAGGAGAAAACATTACCTTGAAGTCTAACAACTGTGGAGGCACACTAGGAGGCATAACTGTAGGAGTGCCTATAGAAGGACGCGTGGCATTTAAACCTGCGTCTTCAATAAAACAACCGTATGCTACAGTGACAAAAACTAAAAAGGCAACTACCTATATCACACCTCAAACAGGACGTCACGATCCTTGTGTAGCCATACGTGCTGTTCCTGTCGTTGAAGCTATGATTAACCTTGTTCTTGCAGATCTTGTATTATACCAACGATGCTCCAAACTATGA
- a CDS encoding carbohydrate porin codes for MISFRFLLLSGLCALGISSYAEIPKEKTDPYHRYKTRIQKKHWEPTNETISPETPHHKSLLSPITNIFCSHPWKDGISVSNLFTSIEKATNAQISLDFSILPQWFYPRQALGQTQPQEIPSWQFYFSPSIAWTLYNSPTAGQGTLDFSYTLIRYWQTNGADANQAVGLAGGINDYFNRENNLAQLTFSQTFPGNFLTLAIGQYSLYAIDGTLYDNDQYSGFISYALSQNASATYSLGSAGAYLQLTPNSEINIQVGFQDAYNIDGTNFSIYNLTKNKYNFYGYASWSPKPSCGSGHYSVLLYSTRKVPEQNSQVTGWSLNAAQHIHKKLYLFGRINGATGTAFSINRSYVLGLVAENPFNRRSQDLLGVGFATNKVNPKAISNLNKLQRYESVMEAFATISFGPYISLTPDFQIYIHPALRPERRTSQVYGLRANLSL; via the coding sequence ATGATATCCTTTCGTTTTCTTTTACTTTCTGGACTCTGCGCGCTTGGAATTTCCTCCTATGCTGAAATTCCTAAAGAAAAGACCGACCCCTACCATCGTTATAAAACAAGAATTCAAAAAAAACACTGGGAGCCTACAAACGAAACGATCTCTCCTGAAACTCCTCATCACAAAAGCCTTCTCTCTCCTATTACCAATATTTTTTGTTCTCATCCTTGGAAAGATGGCATTTCCGTATCCAACCTATTTACATCTATAGAAAAAGCTACAAATGCTCAGATATCCTTGGACTTCAGTATTCTTCCGCAATGGTTTTATCCTCGGCAAGCCCTTGGACAGACGCAACCCCAAGAGATCCCCTCATGGCAGTTTTACTTCAGTCCTAGCATCGCGTGGACTCTTTATAACTCTCCAACAGCAGGTCAAGGAACTTTAGACTTTAGCTATACATTGATCCGTTATTGGCAAACTAACGGTGCTGACGCCAACCAAGCCGTGGGGCTCGCTGGCGGTATCAATGATTACTTTAATAGAGAAAATAACCTAGCACAACTTACATTCTCTCAAACTTTCCCTGGAAACTTCTTGACCCTAGCTATAGGACAATACAGCCTCTACGCTATAGACGGCACACTATACGACAATGACCAATACTCTGGGTTTATTAGCTACGCTTTATCGCAAAACGCTAGTGCCACCTACTCTTTGGGAAGTGCGGGCGCTTACCTGCAGTTGACTCCAAATTCTGAAATTAATATTCAAGTAGGCTTTCAAGATGCCTATAATATTGATGGAACCAACTTTTCTATTTATAATCTGACAAAAAATAAATACAACTTTTACGGCTATGCCTCTTGGTCTCCGAAGCCCTCTTGTGGAAGTGGGCACTACTCTGTTTTGCTCTACAGTACGCGCAAAGTTCCTGAGCAAAATTCTCAAGTCACGGGATGGTCCCTAAACGCCGCACAACATATTCATAAGAAACTCTATCTATTCGGAAGAATCAATGGAGCTACGGGAACGGCGTTCTCGATAAATCGTTCGTATGTTTTAGGTCTTGTCGCTGAAAATCCTTTCAACCGACGCTCGCAAGATCTTTTGGGTGTAGGATTCGCTACAAATAAAGTAAATCCTAAAGCCATTTCTAATTTAAATAAACTTCAACGCTACGAGTCTGTGATGGAAGCTTTTGCCACTATTAGCTTTGGGCCCTATATATCTCTAACTCCAGATTTTCAAATCTATATCCACCCAGCGTTACGCCCAGAGAGGAGAACCTCTCAAGTGTATGGTCTGCGTGCAAATCTTTCCTTATAA